The genomic segment caggttggtcaggctgcgaaacaggtgcggcctgattcctagccagttgcaaggctgcctcgagggctgccatggcttcgctctggtggcggtccatctccgcctgcctttcgcttaactccgcgcgctgccgctcaatctcctgctgctgtcgTGCCATAACCTCGGCAACTGTCTCTTGACtagctctcagattagccagctcttcttgcTGCGCTCCCAGAGTACTTTTTagcgtcgcatcatccatttcttcctcctcaaaatctaaatgtggctcatcctcagccacgcttgcgggaggaggaggaggtggcgggtttgacggtgcagcggcggccgcctgtccagttttccttgcagttttcgccattgattttctcaacaatgataaatcaagctctcaatgaaagcaccaaaatgttgacccagattttggtcaactaacacggagtcagaatatgcttgatgtgaatgaatgcgttgaaaagaaccgaatgacgaaaagtaataagaacacgatattttatagtggttcggccccaggatctggtaatgacctacgtccacttagattgttattgatatgagaatcaaaggagtgatcaaagaacaagggttcaatgagtttcaccaacctctgaagaacaatccAATATTTCAGATAGAATTACACTAGTATCaagtaattcgaaagccaaaagtccctcccttgagctatctttctctatttataggctcaagggggattacacaagattgttacagatattctctcctgaataatcggatactcaggagattgtgtgagttaaattcgggatttacaaagatctttatagtaatagtacattgtatgcggaaccatcgaccagattGGTCGTAGGTAAGATTGGGCCGTCTCCTGCTTATAATATGTCTTCtagtcgatacactagcagagctcttccaggtgtcagccacgtgtccagggattacttgccacgtcatcaattctgattttttggataacagtccCCATACATCGGAATGGATAATTTCAAGAGGTGATTTGGCTGTTTTAATGGATGATTTATAATGCATGTGTTTAGATTTACCTATATGATAGGCATCACAGAAAGATAATGGACTTTTGAAAGAAACGTTTTCATTACTCAACATGTTTTTCATTACAGGTGTGCTTGGATGACCAAGCCTCATGTGCCATATATCAAGGTCACTATGCTTAGAAGACTGAACAAGCAAAGATTGAGCAATATGATCATTTGATTTAAAACGACTTTTGTTAGAATTTAAAGTGGCAGAAAAACAAAGACTCGATTTGCTTGGATGACTTGAAGTGAAACATGATGTAGAAAGCTGGAGTTGATAGAGACCATTACTAAGCATTCCCCGAGCTAGCTCCTTCCTCGTATCCAGTTCCTTAACAATGCACCAATCAGAATAAAACTCAATGAACACAGAATTATCTTTGGTTAACTGAGATATGGAAAGCAAATTTTTGGTCATATGGGGAACAcaaaaaatattgtttaagaACAGAAGAGATGAGATTTCAGGAATACTCAAGACTTTATTTCCAATTTCAGTGATGGTTAGAGGCTGCCCATTACCAATGAGCAGTTGAGTGGTACCTTTGTGCTCCATTTTGTTTTGCAGGTTGTGAGTATCTGGTGTAATATGGTGCGTAGCTCCACTGTCTATGTACCAAGAGTTGTCATGACCAACATCAGCTGAGGAAGAGGAGTAAAGAGCTTGTTGACCCTGTCCAGAGGATTCTTGTTGAGGTGGATTGTTGTTTGGGTTCTgttggttaaaaccaggagcagCAGCTTGGAAGTTGATATCGAAGCGATGATAGCATTTAGCAACCACATGTCCCACACGATTACAAAGTTGACAAACAAGACGATTGCCTCTTCCACCACGTCCACCACGACCACGGCCCCGAGGTAAGAAGGCACGATGCTGAGGACCATTTGAATTCAGAGAACCATCGATAGTAGCGGACCGTCGAAACTGAGTGGCAAGGTTGGCACCGGGAGTGAGCATATCACCATTTGCAGGAGTGTTGAGTTGTTCCAATCACATTTCTTGACTCTGCAAGAGAAACTGGACTTCCTGAAGAGTTATGGGATCTGGCCGTGAGGTGAGAGTGATGACCACAAGGTCATAATCATGTCCCAGCCCGCCAAGAATGTACAAAATCAACTCTTCATCTGAGATTAGTTGGCTTGCAGCAGAAAGATTCTCAGCTAAACTAGTCATTTTCAACATATAGTCATGAATAGATAAATTCCCTTTTTTAAGAGACTGAAGTTGGAAGCGGATTTAGAGAGTGCGAGCTTTGGAATGTGTGGTGAAGAGAAGTTCAAGAGTGTGCCAAACCTCAAAAGAAGTAGTACACCTTACTATGTGACTGAACATTGTTTCTGAAATGGAGTTGAGCAGCCAACTAAGAATGGCTTGATCTGTTCTTCGCCAGATAGCATGGCCAACATTAAGTTGACGAGTTTCACCTGGAGCAGTGCCTCCAACTGTGTTGTCAACAAACTGAGGTGGGCAGATTTTTGTGCCGAGTATGAAACCATCCAAATCGTGAGCACGAAGAGCTGGTAAAACTTGAGACTTCCAGAAGGAGTAGTTACCACGATCCAACTTCAGAGTAAGAGGAGCAAGACTCTGAAATATTGATGCTAGTTGAGCAGTGATTGGAGAAGGATTGTGAACCGGAGCAGAGGTAGGCAGAGCATCGCGAGGACCAGCAGTTGTGGAAGATGAATCGTTAGGAGTAGCCATGGCTATGATACCAAGTTAAATAGAGAGAAAAATACTGAATGCTGCCTATTACCAATGTTATTAAATGCTCAACGGTTACAAGAATTGGGAATAGCTCTTACAATAAATACTCAATATAGACGGCAGACAAAAAGAATAATTAAGGACTATACAGCTGTACACAATCCCAAGAATAAAGGAATCTGTTATAACACAATCTAAACGAATTTGTACGACCAACTACACGTCATTAAGGTGGTCCTTATCTTCTTCCATTTCGGTTACAGAggaattaatattttcaattatgcGGCACTGCAACAAACAATAAACAAGAGAGtcccaaatttttttaatattttatttctctACAAATGTAATGTTGCACTGCAAGCTTCTCGAACTGGACCAATTAAAATTCAGTCACAAATACAACATATTCAGTAAAAAGTAACTCCTACACTGTATTCAAGCTGCATTATTCTGATACCATGTTGCAAGTTCTTAGCATTTGATAGCCACACAGCTTGGATGGGCACAAAAACTATTAAGAGATGGGCATGTTAGTCTTGGATTTTTGATGCCTCCATTGGCCTCCTCCCCAGCTGATAGTATTGGAAATAAATGTTGACATAGTTTTTGACTGTTCTGTACAATCTGGGCCTTGATTCGTCCATCAGCTCTTCGAAAGGTCCAATCTCTTTATCAGAATCTGGAGTATAAAAGACAGCCAAAGAAATCCTCTCCCTTTCTGAATTCGTCAACACTTTATGCAGCGGGCTCTTGAACGCGCCATTACTTAATATCTGCATTAGTACAGAGAAATCAGCATCATAATTCAACTGTTAATCAATGGTTAAATTGAGATAAGATGTGTAATTAACAATACTAAACTCAGGACTTGGTCTAATGTAGACAACTCTTTCCAAAAGAGCCAAAAACCAAGAAACTAAAAGCACAACAATGTAGacattaagtattttttttttttatggaatgTAGACAATAAGTTGACTGGTAGTTATGTTGTTGAAAGTTCGTTAGAGTTGGTTAATGTAACTAATTCCATTTTATTTACATTTTCTATATAGTTCTACTGACAAACTTCTCATTTTTCAAgattgagtcattttcttcaAACACTTTCATGGTATCAGATGCATTGACCCAAAAAATCTTTTTCTTGAAGTTTCTCACCagtctcttctttttctttcactTTCTTGCTACTATGTCGAAATCAACTGCTTAGTCTATTGGATTATGTTTGGTCATGTTCAAAACAAGACAACTACTATTTTGCATTGGTTTGGATATTATAAATAGGTGATTACCTCTACTTGATCACCAACATTAATCAGAAGAGCCTCAGGAATGATTGGAGCTCTGAACCACTGGTGGTTTATCAAAAACTGCAGACCTTCGACGGTTTCGTCTTGCAAGAGAAGGGTGATCGCCGTCCCATCTGCATGTGGTTTGATACCAAGACTGAGGCCAGGTCTTGGACATCTGGGGTAGAAGTTGAACCTTCCATACAGTTTTGATCTTTTCCCACACTGCTCCACAAAGCAGTTCTCTTCCAATTTCAGTGACCTTGCCATGGCCTTAAGAATAACCTCGCTTATTGATTGAATCTTCACTGAATATTCATGTATCGTAGACCTGTAAATTCAATCAAGTTCAGTGACATCTATGCCTTGGACATGTGCACTAACTGGTGAGCCACTTTATCATCTCAGAAGTTTCTAATCTGATTTGGTATTTTTAGAAAATAAGCTATACTGGGCCTAGAAGACTATTTCTGTCAAGTATAAATAGTAAAATCATGCtcaatatttacaaaaatcacgggactccatctaaaaaccaattgatacaattggtgattagtggagctacccatgttcttattaatgactTAATATTCTTTCACTTATTCCACATAGTATACCATACTCCAATAAATATCAAAATCAAACAATCATATTGTGCCTAAAATCAGAACGGTTTTCTGTGAAAACAATATTAAACATGTCAAAGAAACTTTTTAGCTAGAGGATAGTGGACTAGTACTGAAACTTCTGTAGTAACTGGTGTATACTGTCATCTTCTATAAAATATAAACAGTAAGTTCATGTCAACTATTCTTTTAACTTCAAGTGTTCTGTTAAGACAATAGAATGCCATTTTACCTAAATGTAACACTATAAGTTTAAAGTGTGGTGTGTCCCATAGTAAATTAGCAATGTTCTTACCGAAAAAGTTTGGGATTTTCAGGCCAAAGTTTGAGCTTCCGCTGATCTTCAGGGTATATAACAAGGTAGAGACGGTCATTCCAATCAATTTTTTGTTGATCTGAAAGAACCATGTCATTCCCATAGCCTTCAATATCATTTTCTTCTCTCAAGTATTTTTGCTTCTCTTCCAATGGAAGATGGAAAAATTGTTTTGTGATTTCACGCACTTGATTCAAATATTCAAGTGACATACCATGGTTTATTCCCTAAAAAAAAGACCCACAAAAGCAAATCTTGAGCTTTGATTCAATACGGTTAGTCAGAGACAACCAGAAATAATTAAAGGGCAGACCCATAATCTTTGTTTCTTAACATATCAGTTTCAATTATTGATCTTGCTATCAAAGTTGTATAcattttatctatatatatacacatatatttagATATACACAAGCTAAAAGTCCAATTTTTATCAATCTTTGGATAGATTATGACATGGGTTTTGTAAGAATCTTCCCTGGACAGCCTTTTGTAACTTTGTAACTATTAATTAAGGGAGAAAGGTAAAATCAATATAATCTACAAAACCATACTTATGTTCCACAAATTGGTGACCTTTAATGAAGCAGGGCTCTTAGATTTCATACCTGAAAGCAACCGAATGTGCTGAGAGCTGACTTGAGCTTCTCAAGCTCTTCTGCAGAAGTACCAAGAAGACCAATATCAACAACTGGAACATCCATAACTGGGACATCTGCAGATCCACCATGACCATCTTTGTAGAGAAAGTTTTCAGGTACTTCTTCTCCTTGGAGAGCCAATTCTTGTACAGTTTTTGAAAGTGACCCCATAGGAAATGGTTGGAGATGGGTTTTCAGGTTCAGCTTGGTGCTTTCACTGTAACTTTGAACTTGGTTGTTTGTTTATATTCAGTTTCTGGAAGTGAGCCACCTTGGAAATGATGAgttgattgtaacttttgaaaaagGCCTGTTCAGTTGATAGTGTTATATTAATGTTTTTTGGGTCCAGTATGTGCTGTTTTCTAGTAACTCTAGTTGAGATATCATATTTATCTTGTAAATTTTCAATTATTGCAAAAAAATTCAACGCAAATCTAAAGTGCCCACTAATGCTTGTAGCCACATTGGTGGATAGAGCATATTTATAATGCCATCTTGTTAATGAATAGTAAAAATTTTGTGGCAGCAGATTGGAGAAGTTGTCACTTTCAAACAACGTTACTTATTCTATTTCTAAAATATTAGTAATATTTTATACTAATTTATATACTTTTAGCAACTCCTAAACTTCTAAACTTCTAAAATTGCTTGCATTGCTGATGCTCTAATAGTCAAGAGTCTCAGATCTGTTTAACCAGtaaaatcaattaatttttcTCACAAATGCCAGCTAGCATTACATGATAAACTATTTTTCAATATCTTCGAGGACCTATAAGAATTATCCATTTTAATATTTGTATCTTGAATTTGGAGTTATGAGATTGTCATACCAACAATTAATGTGATTGTATATCTTTCTTTCAAATTAAGAATTAAAAACAAGGTCAAAATATGTAGAGCTAGTCTA from the Humulus lupulus chromosome X, drHumLupu1.1, whole genome shotgun sequence genome contains:
- the LOC133803648 gene encoding jasmonate-induced oxygenase 4-like, encoding MGSLSKTVQELALQGEEVPENFLYKDGHGGSADVPVMDVPVVDIGLLGTSAEELEKLKSALSTFGCFQGINHGMSLEYLNQVREITKQFFHLPLEEKQKYLREENDIEGYGNDMVLSDQQKIDWNDRLYLVIYPEDQRKLKLWPENPKLFRSTIHEYSVKIQSISEVILKAMARSLKLEENCFVEQCGKRSKLYGRFNFYPRCPRPGLSLGIKPHADGTAITLLLQDETVEGLQFLINHQWFRAPIIPEALLINVGDQVEILSNGAFKSPLHKVLTNSERERISLAVFYTPDSDKEIGPFEELMDESRPRLYRTVKNYVNIYFQYYQLGRRPMEASKIQD